A window of the Brassica napus cultivar Da-Ae chromosome C5, Da-Ae, whole genome shotgun sequence genome harbors these coding sequences:
- the LOC106437497 gene encoding zinc finger CCCH domain-containing protein 12, translating into MSHRRDSSGDVVHVIPTNNPPPENWFPNLGDTSVWATEDDYNRVWAVNPDGDNGPPNKKTRGSPSSSSASAASNRTKAIGKMFFKTKLCCKFRAGTCPYVTNCNFAHTVEELRRPPPNWQEIVAAHEEERSGSGTPATVEPREEYQIPSLVSSTDESGRSFKGRHCKKFYTEEGCPYGETCTFLHDEASRNRESVAISLGPGGYGGGGNSNVLVLGGASGFDVLKPSNWKTRICNKWEITGYCPFGAKCHFAHGAAELHRFGGGLVEGEGKDGGVSSNPDIKQTVPNPKGHSDTMTTLLSPGVVPHHAEASYHSGVALQRASSAVTQKPGIRTHQKWKGPAKISRIYGDWIDDIE; encoded by the exons ATGAGTCACCGGCGTGATTCCAGCGGAGATGTAGTGCACGTGATACCCACAAACAACCCTCCGCCGGAGAATTGGTTCCCGAATCTCGGAGATACCTCCGTCTGGGCCACGGAAGATGACTACAACCGCGTCTGGGCGGTGAATCCGGACGGCGACAATGGTCCTCCGAACAAGAAGACGCGAGGCTCTCCGTCGTCTTCATCGGCCTCCGCAGCGAGCAACCGTACCAAAGCGATCGGGAAAATGTTCTTCAAGACGAAGCTATGCTGCAAGTTCCGCGCAGGGACTTGTCCGTACGTCACTAACTGCAACTTCGCTCACACGGTGGAGGAGCTCCGTCGTCCACCGCCGAATTGGCAGGAGATCGTGGCGGCTCACGAGGAGGAGAGATCAGGTTCTGGAACTCCTGCGACGGTTGAGCCGAGGGAGGAGTATCAGATCCCGTCTTTGGTGTCTTCGACGGATGAGAGTGGGAGGTCTTTTAAAGGAAGACACTGCAAGAAGTTTTACACTGAGGAAGGATGTCCTTATGGTGAAACCTGTACGTTTCTGCATGATGAGGCTTCCAGGAATAGAGAAAGCGTTGCTATTAGTTTAGGCCCTGGCGGTTACGGTGGTGGTGGTAATAGCAACGTACTAGTTCTTGGAGGTGCAAGTggatttgatgttttgaagcCTTCAAATTGGAAGACACGGATTTGCAATAAATGGGAGATTACTGGATACTGTCCCTTTGGTGCTAAGTGTCATTTCGCTCATGgggctgcag AGTTGCATAGATTTGGTGGAGGGCTTGTCGAAGGGGAAGGCAAAGACGGAGGAGTATCGTCCAATCCAGATATAAAGCAAACAGTACCAAACCCGAAAGGACATTCAGACACAATGACGACACTTTTATCTCCGGGAGTCGTTCCCCATCACGCAGAAGCTAGTTACCACAGTGGAGTGGCATTGCAACGAGCGTC